The DNA sequence TTTGCCAGCTTATCTCGGATATTCCCCAACAGTTCAATATTTCGGATTTTGAATTCCATGCGTCCTGGGTCCCACTGACGTGCCTGAACCGTTCCTTTCAGGTAAAGGAACCAACCCATCTCAAGGTATTGCTTGAACTTCACATAGTCTTCACCGAAAAGGAAGAAAGTGAATGAGCCAGAATAATCTTCCATGGTCAAGGTACCAAAAGGCTGCCCTTTTTTGGTATAGCGGTGTGCAAAATCGGTTACACATCCTCCAATGGAGACCTCTCCACGTCCTGCCAATGCCTCCATCTGTGTATCCAACATGCTCAAATTGGCATTACAGAACATATCGAGCTCGAGCTTATAATCATCAAGCGGATGGCCAGAAATATAGATGCCGACCACTTCTTTTTCTTTGTTGAGCTTGGTGATCGATGACCATTCTTCCACTACGGGCGCCTGCGGTTCGGGCTCGGCAACACCGGAATCTCCACCAAACATGGATACCTGTGCCTGTTTGGCTTGCTCCTGCTGACGCTGACCATATCGCACCGCTTTCTCAAAGAACAACATGTCCTTTTCTGTTTCCGAATGGAAATAAGCCGCACGCGGAATGTTGAAAGAATCGAAGCCTCCGCCCAATACCAGACACTCCATCGCTTTCTTGTTCACGGCACGCAAATCTACCCGCTTGGTGAACTCAAAAATGGAATTGAACTTACCGTTTTCCTCACGCTCACGAACAATAGCGGCTACCGCAGCCTCTCCTACTCCTTTGATCGCACCCATACCGAAACGGATCGCGCCTTGGTCGTTCACGGTGAATTTCAAAGAAGATTCGTTCACATCGGGGCCAAGTACAGGGATTTTCATGCGCTGACACTCCTCCATGAAGAAGGTTACCTTCTTGATGTCGTTCATGTTGTGGGTCAGCACCGATGCCATGTATTCGGGCGGATAATTGGCCTTAAGATAACCCGTATGGAAGGCAACCACCGAATAACAGGTCGAGTGGGACTTGTTAAAGGCATAGGCGGCAAAGGCTTCCCAGTCTTTCCAGATTTTCTCCAGACGATCCTCAGGGTGTCCATTGGCTTTACCACCGTCAATGAATTTCGGCTTCAGCTTTTCCAGCAAAGCGAAGATCTTTTTACCCATCGCCTTACGCAGCATATCGGCCTCACCTTTCGTAAACCCTGCCAACAACTGCGACAACAACATTACCTGCTCCTGATAAACCGTAATACCATAAGTCTCGGCAAGGTATTTCTCCATTTCAGGCAAATCGTAAGCAATGTCTTCACGGCCGTGCTTACGGGCAATAAAGTTCGGGATATACTCCAAAGGTCCTGGACGATACAGGGCGTTCATCGCAATCAAATCGGCGAACTTATCGGGCTTCAGGGCGCGCAGGTGCTTCTGCATCCCAGGGGACTCAAACTGAAACGTACCGTTGGTTTCCCCTTTCTGATACAGCTGATAAGTCTTTTCATCATCCAAAGGAATTTCATCGGGATCGATGTCCACATTGTGGCGTTGCTTGACGATCTTGATCGCATCCTTGATAATGGAAAGGGTTCGCAAACCCAAGAAGTCCATCTTCAGCATACCGGCATCCTCTACCACGGAGTTGTCGAACTGCGTAACGAGTAGGTCGGCATCTTTGGCGGTGGATACAGGGATGAATTTGGTGATGTCGTCAGGGGTAATGATGATCCCACAGGCGTGAATACCGGTGTTACGCATCGAACCTTCCAACACACGGGCCTTGTTCAGCACATTGCCCGTCATATCGTGTTGTTTGGAGATCTCGAAGAGCTGTCTTGCCATTTCCATCTGATCGGAATTTAACTTGTCCTTCAGCTGCTCAGGCGACATGCCGAACATCTTCTTCAGCTTGATATCAGGGACCAGCTTCGCAATACGGTCGGCCTCGGGCAATGGCAAGTCCATCACACGGGCGGTATCACGAATGGATGATTTGGCCGCCATCGTACCGTAAGTAATGATGTGCGATACCTGATTGTGGCCATATTTCTCTACTACCCAATCGATGATTCTTCCACGACCTTCATCGTCAAAGTCAATATCAATATCGGGAAGGGATACACGGTCAGGGTTTAGGAAACGCTCAAAAAGGAGATCATATTCAATCGGATCGACATTCGTAATTCCAATCGCATAGGCAACGGCAGAACCCGCCGCCGAACCACGACCCGGCCCTACGGATACACCCATATCACGAGCTGCGGAGGTGAAATCC is a window from the Persicobacter psychrovividus genome containing:
- the dnaE gene encoding DNA polymerase III subunit alpha, with protein sequence MFLIYDTETTGLPKNYNAPVTDHENWPRMVQLAWQLHDEKGNLVEVKNFIVKPEGYSIPFNATKIHGITTQRAEKQGMPLEYVLKEFEVALSKSQFSVGQNIEFDINIVGAELDRKGMDTAQILDKPQLDTKDEGTEYCQIPGGRGGKFKWPTLTELHMKLFGEGFAEAHNASADVEATARCFLEMVRIGLYPAEKLGTTEDVVHAFKENNPSMIEAIGLNIEPYKPDNVEFDEEEDSDSSGVETTKDIDLTDVPFVHLHVHTQFSILSATCDVPSLVAKTQEMGMPAVAMTDHGNMMGAFHFVRAALKADLKPIVGCDFYVAQEYKRRQFTKDNPDRRFQQTLIAKNKAGYHNLSKLSSIAYVDGLYAGYPRVDKDLIVEYKENLIATTGNLNGEIPDLILNVGEEKAEEAFRWWHGHFGDDFYVELMRHGLDEEDHVNEVLIGWAKKYGVKYFASNNVYYINQEGSDAHDILLCVRDGEKKETPIGRGRGYRFGFPNDQFYLKSPEEMKELFKDLPEAIVTTNEIYDKIEAYKLERDVLLPAFDIPEQFVNEEDEKDGGKRGENAYLRHLTYEGAYKRWGKELDKDIIERLDFELMIIEKTGYPGYFLIVQDFTSAARDMGVSVGPGRGSAAGSAVAYAIGITNVDPIEYDLLFERFLNPDRVSLPDIDIDFDDEGRGRIIDWVVEKYGHNQVSHIITYGTMAAKSSIRDTARVMDLPLPEADRIAKLVPDIKLKKMFGMSPEQLKDKLNSDQMEMARQLFEISKQHDMTGNVLNKARVLEGSMRNTGIHACGIIITPDDITKFIPVSTAKDADLLVTQFDNSVVEDAGMLKMDFLGLRTLSIIKDAIKIVKQRHNVDIDPDEIPLDDEKTYQLYQKGETNGTFQFESPGMQKHLRALKPDKFADLIAMNALYRPGPLEYIPNFIARKHGREDIAYDLPEMEKYLAETYGITVYQEQVMLLSQLLAGFTKGEADMLRKAMGKKIFALLEKLKPKFIDGGKANGHPEDRLEKIWKDWEAFAAYAFNKSHSTCYSVVAFHTGYLKANYPPEYMASVLTHNMNDIKKVTFFMEECQRMKIPVLGPDVNESSLKFTVNDQGAIRFGMGAIKGVGEAAVAAIVREREENGKFNSIFEFTKRVDLRAVNKKAMECLVLGGGFDSFNIPRAAYFHSETEKDMLFFEKAVRYGQRQQEQAKQAQVSMFGGDSGVAEPEPQAPVVEEWSSITKLNKEKEVVGIYISGHPLDDYKLELDMFCNANLSMLDTQMEALAGRGEVSIGGCVTDFAHRYTKKGQPFGTLTMEDYSGSFTFFLFGEDYVKFKQYLEMGWFLYLKGTVQARQWDPGRMEFKIRNIELLGNIRDKLAKTVSIQIETKDISNNVMEGIKFAALKHKGHCNLKFVIKDTEENISIDMISRSFQVKPENEFFQKLDEIDEITYSVLT